One Streptomyces sp. CNQ-509 DNA window includes the following coding sequences:
- a CDS encoding ATP-binding cassette domain-containing protein → MKASSADAVVADGVQKRYGEKRALDGFDLTVPYGTVYGLLGPNGAGKTTAVRILSTLIRLDGGQALVGGHDVMKEPVKVRRRIGLAGQYAAVDEVLTGRQNLEMFARLFHLGSRRARERAAELLEQFGLTEAADKGAKEYSGGMRRRLDLASSMILAPDVLFMDEPTTGLDPRSRGEVWEAVRDLVAGGTTVLLTTQYLDEADKLADRIAVIDDGRTIADDTPAALKNTVGGDRIEVVVGSAEEIPDAVRAVARVSGADPAVDLEELRVHGAVTDRVAALTEVARTLQDEGVAVDDIALRRPTLDDVFLSLTGHTAAEKEPAEADKKDSDKKKADKKNAGRKEEVTAA, encoded by the coding sequence GTGAAGGCAAGCTCGGCCGACGCCGTCGTGGCGGACGGCGTGCAGAAGCGCTACGGAGAGAAGCGGGCCCTCGACGGCTTCGACCTGACCGTGCCGTACGGCACGGTGTACGGCCTGCTCGGCCCCAACGGCGCCGGTAAGACGACGGCGGTGCGGATCCTGTCCACCCTCATCCGGCTCGACGGCGGACAGGCCCTCGTCGGCGGGCACGATGTGATGAAGGAGCCGGTCAAGGTGCGCCGGCGGATCGGCCTCGCCGGGCAGTACGCGGCGGTGGACGAGGTGCTGACCGGCCGGCAGAACCTGGAGATGTTCGCCCGGCTGTTCCACCTCGGCTCCCGCCGCGCCCGCGAGCGCGCGGCGGAGCTGCTGGAGCAGTTCGGGCTCACCGAGGCCGCGGACAAGGGCGCCAAGGAGTACAGCGGCGGCATGCGCCGCCGGCTCGACCTGGCGTCGAGCATGATCCTCGCACCGGACGTGCTCTTCATGGACGAGCCGACGACCGGCCTCGACCCGCGTAGCCGCGGCGAGGTCTGGGAGGCGGTGCGGGACCTGGTCGCCGGCGGCACGACGGTGCTGCTGACGACGCAGTATCTGGACGAGGCCGACAAGCTCGCCGACCGTATCGCCGTCATCGACGACGGCCGGACGATCGCGGACGACACCCCGGCCGCGCTGAAGAACACGGTCGGCGGGGACCGTATCGAGGTCGTCGTCGGCTCGGCGGAGGAGATCCCGGACGCGGTGCGGGCCGTCGCCCGGGTCTCGGGCGCCGACCCGGCCGTCGACCTGGAGGAGCTGCGGGTGCACGGCGCGGTGACCGACCGGGTCGCGGCGCTGACGGAGGTGGCGCGCACGCTGCAGGACGAGGGGGTGGCGGTGGACGACATAGCGCTGCGGCGGCCCACGCTCGACGACGTGTTCCTGAGCCTGACGGGGCACACCGCGGCGGAGAAGGAGCCGGCGGAGGCCGACAAGAAGGACTCGGACAAGAAGAAGGCCGACAAGAAGAACGCCGGCAGGAAAGAGGAGGTCACGGCCGCATGA
- a CDS encoding TetR/AcrR family transcriptional regulator: MAATEHSGSGDLSRSMALLWGIDERAKRGPKPGISVDRIVFTAIGIADAEGLEAVSMRKIAGHLGVGTMSLYRHVPGKAELLDLMLDGVGSIEPEDAEHLRSQPTWRDRMRELAHSFWEHYLAHPWLLHVDQGRPVLGPNGLDSFELALSVFDGLLLTDQEKVGFITSLDSTAAGLARVHVNAKQAEARTGISDQEFWEAQSPALESAMESGRYPRIASLADDSFSALDEETFTFAMDRMLDGLEVLIEHRRKTGWTPPPAGARVFDEECREGETV; the protein is encoded by the coding sequence ATGGCGGCAACGGAACACAGCGGCAGCGGCGACCTCAGCCGCAGCATGGCCCTGCTCTGGGGCATCGACGAGCGCGCCAAGCGCGGTCCGAAGCCCGGCATCTCGGTGGACCGGATCGTCTTCACCGCGATCGGCATCGCGGACGCCGAAGGGCTGGAGGCGGTCTCGATGCGCAAGATCGCCGGGCATCTGGGCGTGGGCACCATGTCGCTGTACCGGCACGTGCCGGGCAAGGCCGAGCTGCTGGACCTGATGCTCGACGGCGTCGGCTCGATCGAGCCGGAGGACGCCGAACACCTCCGCAGCCAGCCGACCTGGCGGGACCGGATGCGGGAGCTGGCCCACTCGTTCTGGGAGCACTACCTTGCACACCCCTGGCTGCTCCACGTCGACCAGGGCCGGCCCGTCCTCGGCCCCAACGGTCTGGACTCCTTCGAGCTGGCCCTCAGCGTCTTCGACGGGCTGCTCCTCACCGACCAGGAGAAGGTCGGCTTCATCACCTCGCTCGACTCCACCGCCGCCGGCCTCGCCCGGGTGCACGTCAACGCCAAGCAGGCGGAGGCGCGGACGGGGATCAGCGACCAGGAGTTCTGGGAGGCGCAGTCTCCCGCGCTGGAATCGGCCATGGAGTCCGGGCGCTATCCGCGGATCGCCTCACTCGCGGACGACTCCTTCTCCGCACTGGACGAGGAGACGTTCACGTTCGCGATGGACCGGATGCTCGACGGCCTGGAGGTGCTGATCGAGCACCGCCGCAAGACGGGCTGGACACCGCCGCCCGCGGGTGCGCGGGTCTTCGACGAGGAGTGCCGCGAGGGGGAAACGGTCTGA
- a CDS encoding aldo/keto reductase, whose translation MRYTQLGRTGLKVSRLVLGTMNFGPHADEAASHAMMDAALDAGVNFFDTANVYGWGENKGRTEEIVGTWLAQGGSRRDKVVLATKVYGSMAADSDTTWPNHDRLSALNIRRAVDASLKRLQTDHIDLYQFHHVDRHTPWDEIWQAVDVLVQQGKILYVGSSNHAGWHIAQANEAARRRHSLGLVSEQCLYNLYERRAEMEVIPAAESYGLGIIPWSPLGGGLLGGALRKEREGGGARSSAALARGAVRERVQAYEDLVAEHGLDPAEVALAWLLTRPGVTGPIVGPRTIGQLTSALPALDLTLPDGLLASLDEIFPGPGPSPEAFAW comes from the coding sequence ATGAGGTACACGCAGTTGGGACGTACGGGACTCAAGGTCAGCCGGCTCGTGCTCGGCACCATGAACTTCGGGCCGCACGCCGACGAGGCCGCGAGCCACGCCATGATGGACGCCGCCCTCGACGCGGGCGTCAACTTCTTCGACACCGCCAACGTCTACGGCTGGGGCGAGAACAAGGGCCGTACCGAGGAGATCGTCGGCACCTGGCTCGCGCAGGGCGGCAGCCGCCGCGACAAGGTCGTGCTCGCCACCAAGGTCTACGGCTCGATGGCGGCCGACAGCGACACCACCTGGCCCAACCACGACCGGCTCTCGGCGCTCAACATCCGCCGCGCGGTCGACGCCAGCCTCAAGCGGCTGCAGACGGACCACATCGACCTCTACCAGTTCCACCACGTCGACCGGCACACGCCCTGGGACGAGATCTGGCAGGCCGTCGATGTCCTCGTACAGCAGGGCAAGATCCTCTACGTCGGCTCGTCCAACCACGCGGGCTGGCACATCGCGCAGGCCAACGAGGCCGCGCGGCGGCGGCACTCGCTGGGCCTGGTGAGCGAGCAGTGCCTCTACAACCTCTACGAGCGGCGCGCCGAGATGGAGGTCATCCCGGCCGCCGAGAGCTACGGCCTCGGCATCATCCCGTGGTCCCCGCTGGGCGGCGGGCTGCTGGGCGGCGCGCTGCGCAAGGAGCGCGAGGGCGGCGGCGCACGGTCGTCGGCGGCGCTGGCGCGCGGCGCGGTGCGCGAGCGGGTGCAGGCGTACGAGGACCTGGTCGCCGAGCATGGCCTGGACCCGGCGGAGGTGGCCCTGGCGTGGCTGCTGACGCGGCCGGGCGTGACGGGCCCGATCGTGGGCCCGCGCACGATCGGGCAGCTCACGTCGGCGCTGCCGGCGCTGGACCTGACGCTGCCGGACGGGCTGCTGGCGTCGCTCGACGAGATCTTCCCGGGCCCGGGTCCGTCCCCGGAGGCATTCGCGTGGTGA
- a CDS encoding Uma2 family endonuclease: MTVVETDRIEMADESDELTLDKLFERVERMPVPEGYKVEIVEGAVYMSPQRDTHWDTIYDILDQLRARYPRRRLKSDVRIDYPGDLNGFASDVIALTTGAAKDDKGRWRPQDVELVGEVISKSTASNDYGPKKAVYATAEVPVYLIVDPYTGKCHLHLMPKDGEYRVETTLDFGMDIDLTETPVGLKLTTGDFPRD; the protein is encoded by the coding sequence ATGACCGTCGTCGAAACCGACAGGATCGAGATGGCCGACGAGAGCGACGAGCTCACCCTCGACAAGTTGTTCGAGCGAGTGGAGCGGATGCCTGTCCCCGAGGGATACAAGGTCGAGATCGTCGAGGGGGCCGTCTACATGTCGCCGCAGCGAGACACGCATTGGGACACGATCTACGACATCCTGGACCAGTTGCGTGCCCGATACCCCCGGCGGAGGCTGAAGTCGGACGTGCGGATCGACTACCCGGGAGACCTCAACGGCTTCGCCTCGGACGTCATCGCCTTGACAACAGGCGCCGCCAAGGATGACAAGGGCCGCTGGCGCCCTCAGGATGTCGAACTCGTGGGCGAGGTGATCTCCAAGAGCACCGCCAGCAATGACTACGGGCCGAAGAAGGCCGTTTACGCCACCGCAGAGGTGCCGGTCTACCTGATCGTCGACCCGTACACCGGCAAGTGCCACCTGCACCTGATGCCCAAGGACGGGGAGTACCGCGTAGAGACGACCCTCGACTTCGGGATGGACATCGATCTCACCGAGACCCCCGTCGGGCTCAAGCTGACGACCGGCGATTTTCCCCGGGACTGA